From one Solanum stenotomum isolate F172 chromosome 12, ASM1918654v1, whole genome shotgun sequence genomic stretch:
- the LOC125847867 gene encoding UDP-glycosyltransferase 708C1-like, translated as MEPHIALLPSAGMGHLMPFLRLAAMLASRNCKVTLLTAQPTVSAAESNNLNSFFSAHPHIQRLDFHVVPLQTSNPHGDPFFLQFEAIIRSVHLLPPLLSSLSPPISALFLDIAAATCVDQLADHPSLSISYYILSTTSARFFSLLTHLPHLTLESSCENLKLHGLPSFSVSNIPPPLFNPQNLFTTQLISNARAISRVKGVVSNTFHWFEAETIEALNSGKTSITLPQFLPIGPFKPYEDPGKCASLSWLDEQPAKSVVYVSFGSRAAMSKDQIKEIGEGLLKSKQKFLWVLKSVIVDKVEETELQELVGRSLLEKIEEKKQGIVVKEWVKQEEILTHHAIGGFFSHCGWNSAMEAAQRGVPMLAWTLNGDQRFNAEVVEKAGLGLWPKHWGWLGERLVKSEEIKEKIEELMQDHKFRSMAQKVGEEAKRAWEIGGTSEKVVGQIIEMLKLKV; from the coding sequence ATGGAACCTCATATTGCTCTACTTCCAAGTGCTGGAATGGGACATTTGATGCCATTCCTTCGCCTCGCTGCCATGTTAGCTTCTCGTAATTGTAAGGTCACTTTACTTACTGCCCAGCCTACTGTCTCTGCCGCTGAATCTAATAATTTGAATAGCTTCTTTTCTGCGCATCCACACATTCAACGCCTTGATTTTCATGTCGTTCCCCTCCAGACGTCCAATCCTCACGGTGATCCCTTCTTTCTCCAGTTTGAAGCTATCATTCGCTCtgttcatcttcttcctcctcttctatCTTCTTTATCTCCACCCATCTCCGCTCTTTTTCTTGACATTGCTGCTGCAACGTGCGTCGATCAGCTTGCTGATCATCCATCATTGTCTATATCCTACTACATCTTAAGTACAACTTCTGCtagatttttttctcttcttaccCACCTACCTCACTTGACTCTTGAAAGCAGTTGCGAAAACTTGAAGCTTCATGGTTTGCCCTCATTTTCAGTATCGAACATCCCTCCTCCTTTGTTCAATCCACAGAATCTCTTCACAACTCAGTTGATCTCAAACGCACGAGCTATCTCCAGAGTTAAAGGTGTTGTTTCCAACACGTTCCATTGGTTTGAGGCGGAGACAATTGAAGCCCTCAACAGTGGCAAGACCTCTATTACTCTTCCTCAGTTTCTGCCAATTGGACCTTTCAAGCCCTACGAAGACCCTGGAAAATGCGCTTCCCTTTCTTGGTTAGATGAACAACCTGCCAAATCAGTTGTATATGTTAGCTTTGGAAGTAGAGCAGCTATGTCAAAGGaccaaataaaagaaattggaGAAGGATTGTTAAAGAGCAAGCAAAAGTTCCTTTGGGTATTAAAGTCCGTCATAGTTGATAAAGTAGAGGAAACAGAGCTACAAGAATTGGTAGGACGTTCACTCCTCGAAAAAATAGAAGAGAAGAAACAGGGGATAGTTGTTAAAGAATGGGTGAAACAGGAAGAAATTTTAACACATCATGCAATAGGAGGATTCTTTAGCCACTGTGGTTGGAATTCAGCTATGGAAGCAGCTCAGAGAGGAGTACCCATGCTTGCTTGGACACTTAACGGGGACCAAAGGTTTAATGCAGAGGTGGTGGAGAAAGCAGGGTTGGGGTTGTGGCCAAAACATTGGGGTTGGCTGGGCGAGAGATTGGTGAAGTCGGAAGAGATCAAAGAGAAGATTGAAGAGCTAATGCAAGATCACAAGTTCAGGTCCATGGCTCAGAAGGTGGGCGAAGAGGCCAAACGGGCTTGGGAAATTGGTGGTACATCAGAAAAAGTTGTTGGACAAATAATTGAAATGCTCAAGCTCAAAGTTTGA
- the LOC125849045 gene encoding uncharacterized protein LOC125849045 isoform X1 gives MSACKTLVRSSISFFQFQTRSSYRRSFYFHISSNFSSFRPLPLLSLNPVAFRIEPCRDPSRRYGSTQGAISLETSEEMAVPRVAAESPGETSKDTVEELLYNKDDVSKLMKMERRPDTEGLGHQERWFPYLDKVKAGSMYLSSSEILEAVTPYIMDSRKERFRHAVKNRTYSVCLVVEGLSDFGNVSATFRSADALGIQSVHVVACDSSKRYRENRHVSMGAEKWLDIELWDSVHECFKVLKSRGYRIATTHLGMDTVSVYDMDWSCPTAIVVGNELRGISDEALGSSDLHCSIPMKGMVDSFNVSVAAGLLMHHAVCDRTSRLGCHGDLTSEESRILLAEFSLRHNDNAIRIAQEYAERKIAELKSKL, from the exons ATGAGCGCCTGCAAAACCCTAGTTCGctcttcaatttccttttttcAGTTTCAAACGCGAAGTAGCTACCGGAGAAgtttttattttcacatttcatccaatttttcttctttccgGCCGCTGCCTCTACTCTCTCTTAATCCAG TAGCATTCAGAATCGAACCGTGTAGAGATCCTTCAAGACGATATGGCAGCACTCAAGGAGCAATTTCACTGGAAACGTCAGAAGAAATGGCAGTTCCGCGTGTTGCCGCTGAAAGTCCGGGGGAAACATCCAAAGACACAGTAGAGGAGTTACTGTACAACAAAGATGATGTCTCAAAGCTGATGAAAATGGAACGCAGGCCTGATACTGAAGGCCTGGGTCATCAGGAGCGTTGGTTTCCATATTTGGATAAAGTTAAGGCGGGAAGTATGTATTTGAGTAGTTCGGAGATATTGGAAGCAGTGACCCCGTATATAATGGATTCGAGGAAAGAGAGGTTTCGCCATGCTGTAAAGAATCGGACATATTCAGTATGTCTGGTGGTTGAAGGTTTGAGTGATTTTGGCAATGTGTCAGCTACATTTCGCTCAGCTGATGCACTGGGCATTCAATCAGTCCATGTTGTAGCTTGTGATAGTTCAAAAAG GTACAGGGAGAATCGACATGTTAGCATGGGAGCTGAGAAATGGTTGGATATCGAACTATGGGATTCTGTTCATGAGTGCTTCAAAGTTTTGAAATCACGTGGTTATCGCATTGCAACAACACATCTCGGAATGGACACG GTTTCTGTGTATGATATGGACTGGTCATGCCCAACTGCAATTGTTGTGGGAAATGAACTTAG GGGAATAAGTGACGAGGCTCTTGGATCATCAGACTTGCACTGCAGTATTCCAATGAAAGGCATGGTAGACTCATTCAATGTTTCTGTTGCTGCTGGCCTTCTTATGCACCATGCCGTCTGTGACAGAACTTCTCGCTTG GGATGCCATGGGGATCTAACTAGTGAGGAAAGTCGAATCTTGCTAGCAGAGTTTTCTTTGCGCCACAACGATAATGCAATTAGAATTGCTCAAGAATATGCAGAAAGAAAGATAGCTGAGCTTAAATCAAAGCTTTGA
- the LOC125849045 gene encoding uncharacterized protein LOC125849045 isoform X2 → MSACKTLVRSSISFFQFQTRSSYRRSFYFHISSNFSSFRPLPLLSLNPAFRIEPCRDPSRRYGSTQGAISLETSEEMAVPRVAAESPGETSKDTVEELLYNKDDVSKLMKMERRPDTEGLGHQERWFPYLDKVKAGSMYLSSSEILEAVTPYIMDSRKERFRHAVKNRTYSVCLVVEGLSDFGNVSATFRSADALGIQSVHVVACDSSKRYRENRHVSMGAEKWLDIELWDSVHECFKVLKSRGYRIATTHLGMDTVSVYDMDWSCPTAIVVGNELRGISDEALGSSDLHCSIPMKGMVDSFNVSVAAGLLMHHAVCDRTSRLGCHGDLTSEESRILLAEFSLRHNDNAIRIAQEYAERKIAELKSKL, encoded by the exons ATGAGCGCCTGCAAAACCCTAGTTCGctcttcaatttccttttttcAGTTTCAAACGCGAAGTAGCTACCGGAGAAgtttttattttcacatttcatccaatttttcttctttccgGCCGCTGCCTCTACTCTCTCTTAATCCAG CATTCAGAATCGAACCGTGTAGAGATCCTTCAAGACGATATGGCAGCACTCAAGGAGCAATTTCACTGGAAACGTCAGAAGAAATGGCAGTTCCGCGTGTTGCCGCTGAAAGTCCGGGGGAAACATCCAAAGACACAGTAGAGGAGTTACTGTACAACAAAGATGATGTCTCAAAGCTGATGAAAATGGAACGCAGGCCTGATACTGAAGGCCTGGGTCATCAGGAGCGTTGGTTTCCATATTTGGATAAAGTTAAGGCGGGAAGTATGTATTTGAGTAGTTCGGAGATATTGGAAGCAGTGACCCCGTATATAATGGATTCGAGGAAAGAGAGGTTTCGCCATGCTGTAAAGAATCGGACATATTCAGTATGTCTGGTGGTTGAAGGTTTGAGTGATTTTGGCAATGTGTCAGCTACATTTCGCTCAGCTGATGCACTGGGCATTCAATCAGTCCATGTTGTAGCTTGTGATAGTTCAAAAAG GTACAGGGAGAATCGACATGTTAGCATGGGAGCTGAGAAATGGTTGGATATCGAACTATGGGATTCTGTTCATGAGTGCTTCAAAGTTTTGAAATCACGTGGTTATCGCATTGCAACAACACATCTCGGAATGGACACG GTTTCTGTGTATGATATGGACTGGTCATGCCCAACTGCAATTGTTGTGGGAAATGAACTTAG GGGAATAAGTGACGAGGCTCTTGGATCATCAGACTTGCACTGCAGTATTCCAATGAAAGGCATGGTAGACTCATTCAATGTTTCTGTTGCTGCTGGCCTTCTTATGCACCATGCCGTCTGTGACAGAACTTCTCGCTTG GGATGCCATGGGGATCTAACTAGTGAGGAAAGTCGAATCTTGCTAGCAGAGTTTTCTTTGCGCCACAACGATAATGCAATTAGAATTGCTCAAGAATATGCAGAAAGAAAGATAGCTGAGCTTAAATCAAAGCTTTGA